A single Brachybacterium sillae DNA region contains:
- a CDS encoding PucR family transcriptional regulator: MAIADMQPATGDPVRFLHETESGVLASLLSGRGRPERFEQVTRYPLDRIHVAAIAFSKRREPSKLEAATMEALESMGCDQIFKVMIAPNVLWAWGSVRTADDLHLEPPTQCNAWTLAVGLPGRGTAGFIASHDEARALQRVSMMAGWRNLGRILPYDRYGAVAELAARPERLERFLEVQLGGLLGAGRRETDLRSTMLEYLNVNRSQHAAARRLHVSKNTVSYRLRRAEEILGRDLGTDLSPLHTALLATDILGASRPTEMDMPHTSK, from the coding sequence GTGGCCATCGCGGACATGCAACCGGCCACGGGCGACCCCGTACGGTTCCTCCACGAAACAGAGTCGGGAGTCCTCGCATCCCTGTTGAGCGGGCGCGGGCGACCGGAACGGTTCGAGCAGGTCACCCGATACCCACTCGACCGCATCCATGTAGCGGCCATCGCATTCAGCAAACGGCGAGAGCCCAGCAAGCTTGAGGCGGCGACCATGGAGGCTCTCGAAAGCATGGGATGCGATCAAATATTCAAGGTGATGATCGCACCAAACGTGCTCTGGGCGTGGGGCAGCGTACGCACTGCTGACGATCTCCACCTGGAGCCGCCGACTCAGTGCAACGCATGGACGCTGGCCGTCGGCCTCCCGGGGAGGGGAACAGCCGGGTTTATCGCCAGTCATGACGAGGCACGAGCTTTGCAACGAGTCTCCATGATGGCAGGGTGGCGGAACCTCGGCCGAATCCTTCCCTATGACCGATATGGGGCTGTTGCAGAGCTCGCCGCCCGGCCCGAGCGTCTGGAACGATTCCTGGAGGTTCAGCTCGGCGGTCTCCTCGGTGCCGGTCGGCGCGAGACCGACCTGCGCAGCACGATGCTGGAGTACCTCAATGTCAATCGCAGCCAACACGCAGCTGCACGTCGGCTTCACGTTTCGAAGAACACCGTGAGTTACCGGCTCCGGCGCGCAGAAGAGATCCTCGGCCGAGACCTTGGCACGGATCTCAGTCCACTTCATACCGCATTGCTTGCGACGGACATCCTCGGTGCGAGCCGTCCCACAGAGATGGACATGCCGCACACGAGCAAGTAG
- the fdhA gene encoding formaldehyde dehydrogenase, glutathione-independent, with amino-acid sequence MPGNRAVVYKGPGEVEVVDTPYPEFELKDGPGVHPANVGRKVPHGAILRTVSTNICGSDQHMVRGRTTAPAGLVLGHEITGEVVEVGPDVEFIKVGDIVSVPFNIACGRCRNCKEGKTGICLNVNPDRPGSAYGYVDMGGWVGGQAEYVLVPYADWNLLKFPDRDQALEKILDLTMLSDIFPTGFHGAYTAGVGPGSTVYIAGAGPVGIAAAVGAQLLGAAVVIVGDLNPDRLAAARAIGCETVDVSQGDPKDQIEQILGVPEVDAGVDAVGFEARGHGADASHEAPAAVLNSLMDLTAAGGAIGIPGLYVTADPGGIDEAAQHGSLSLRFGLGWAKSLSFTTGQCPVMRYNRKLMQAILHDKVQIAKAVNATVISLEDAPRGYAEFDQGAAKKYVLDPNGYIKAA; translated from the coding sequence ATGCCTGGGAACAGAGCGGTTGTCTACAAGGGTCCGGGAGAGGTGGAGGTCGTCGACACCCCCTACCCGGAGTTCGAGCTGAAGGACGGGCCGGGGGTCCACCCCGCGAACGTGGGCCGCAAGGTGCCGCACGGCGCGATCCTGCGCACGGTGAGCACCAACATCTGCGGCTCGGACCAGCACATGGTGCGCGGCCGCACGACCGCCCCGGCCGGGCTGGTGCTCGGCCACGAGATCACGGGCGAGGTCGTCGAGGTCGGCCCCGACGTCGAGTTCATCAAGGTCGGCGACATCGTGTCGGTGCCGTTCAACATCGCCTGCGGGCGCTGCCGCAACTGCAAGGAGGGCAAGACCGGCATCTGCCTGAACGTGAATCCGGATCGCCCCGGCTCGGCGTACGGGTACGTCGACATGGGCGGCTGGGTGGGTGGGCAGGCCGAGTACGTGCTCGTCCCGTACGCCGACTGGAACCTGCTGAAGTTCCCGGACCGCGACCAGGCGCTCGAGAAGATCCTCGACCTGACGATGCTGTCGGACATCTTCCCGACCGGCTTCCACGGCGCGTACACGGCCGGCGTCGGGCCGGGGTCGACCGTGTACATCGCGGGCGCGGGACCGGTCGGCATCGCCGCGGCTGTGGGGGCGCAGCTCCTCGGCGCCGCGGTCGTGATCGTCGGCGACCTGAACCCCGACCGCCTGGCCGCCGCGAGGGCGATCGGCTGCGAGACCGTCGACGTGTCGCAGGGCGATCCGAAGGACCAGATCGAGCAGATCCTGGGGGTGCCCGAGGTGGACGCCGGCGTCGACGCCGTCGGCTTCGAGGCACGCGGCCACGGCGCGGACGCGTCGCACGAGGCGCCCGCGGCGGTCCTCAACTCGCTCATGGACCTCACGGCGGCAGGCGGCGCGATCGGCATCCCGGGGCTCTACGTCACGGCCGACCCGGGCGGGATCGACGAGGCGGCGCAGCACGGCTCGCTGTCCCTCCGGTTCGGGCTCGGCTGGGCCAAGTCCCTGTCCTTCACGACCGGGCAGTGCCCCGTGATGCGCTACAACCGCAAGCTGATGCAGGCGATCCTGCACGACAAGGTGCAGATCGCGAAGGCCGTGAACGCCACGGTGATCTCGCTCGAGGACGCGCCCCGCGGCTACGCGGAGTTCGATCAGGGCGCGGCCAAGAAGTACGTGCTCGACCCCAACGGCTACATCAAGGCCGCCTGA
- a CDS encoding helix-turn-helix transcriptional regulator, with translation METLRELSEVIHGPIGELPAALSRLLAPGAGHRALTILAADVDGGHRRGAGESSVLDQVPYLDLVEMRRRMSPGTVRRDTIVAEGAAEEVLLALSRNGALLALAGPTCDAEGERAVLDLWNIVSLRVQRFADTAPPSWLRLARMSAGERMEALTELADEYSTTLETVLAALRSRALDDAAARTTATGIAAAGLVHLRTVSDRVRTVGEEPVTTAFERLRDDLRPLVRYREIDMQFVEPPLDGRPLPGEVAHGARAVVRGTILAMLDDPEVGRVRVQWDCDGRNLLIGMRDDGEGGLSRESIQYQLVEDRIQALRGRIALDATPRWGTHLSIVIPLDPPHASAGLSADWALGAREQEILVRVASGLRNREIAAELTISENTVKFHLANVYRKLGVSSRAEATALYFAQARQDEPAAR, from the coding sequence GTGGAGACGCTTCGTGAGCTGTCCGAGGTGATCCACGGGCCCATCGGGGAGCTGCCGGCGGCGCTGTCCCGCCTGCTCGCGCCCGGCGCCGGCCACCGGGCGCTGACGATCCTCGCCGCGGATGTCGACGGCGGGCATCGACGCGGCGCCGGAGAGTCGTCCGTCCTCGATCAGGTCCCGTATCTCGATCTCGTCGAGATGCGCCGCCGTATGTCGCCCGGCACGGTCCGGCGCGACACGATCGTTGCGGAGGGCGCTGCCGAGGAGGTGCTGCTCGCCCTGTCGCGCAACGGCGCGCTGCTGGCGCTCGCCGGCCCCACCTGCGACGCGGAGGGCGAGCGGGCGGTGCTCGACCTCTGGAACATCGTGAGCCTTCGGGTGCAGCGGTTCGCGGACACCGCTCCGCCGAGCTGGCTGCGCCTGGCCCGGATGTCGGCGGGAGAGCGGATGGAGGCTCTCACCGAGCTCGCGGACGAGTATTCGACCACTCTCGAGACCGTGCTCGCGGCGCTGCGATCGCGGGCGCTCGACGACGCCGCGGCGCGCACGACCGCGACCGGCATCGCGGCGGCGGGGCTCGTCCACCTGCGCACGGTGAGCGACCGTGTCCGGACGGTCGGGGAGGAGCCCGTCACGACGGCGTTCGAGCGGCTGCGCGACGATCTGCGTCCGCTCGTGCGCTACCGCGAGATCGACATGCAGTTCGTCGAGCCGCCGCTCGACGGGCGTCCTCTCCCCGGCGAGGTCGCGCACGGGGCGCGGGCGGTGGTGCGCGGGACGATCCTGGCCATGCTCGACGACCCCGAGGTGGGGCGGGTGCGCGTGCAGTGGGACTGCGACGGCAGGAACCTCCTGATCGGCATGCGCGACGACGGCGAGGGAGGACTGTCCCGCGAATCGATCCAGTACCAGCTGGTCGAGGACCGCATCCAGGCGCTGCGCGGGCGCATCGCGCTGGACGCGACGCCCAGGTGGGGGACCCACCTGTCCATCGTCATCCCGCTGGATCCGCCGCACGCATCGGCCGGACTCTCTGCGGATTGGGCGCTCGGGGCGCGCGAACAGGAGATCCTGGTGCGGGTCGCATCTGGCCTGCGCAACCGGGAGATCGCGGCGGAGCTGACCATCAGCGAGAACACCGTCAAGTTCCACCTGGCCAATGTGTACCGCAAGCTCGGCGTCTCGAGCCGCGCAGAGGCGACCGCCCTCTACTTCGCGCAGGCCCGCCAGGACGAGCCCGCGGCCCGCTGA